A genome region from Sphingobacteriaceae bacterium GW460-11-11-14-LB5 includes the following:
- a CDS encoding secretory protein — translation MKKIFTFSIFVMLVTAFSALKAQDITKKSGYTLSFESNFKELDPQLKKRLIKTFFEVYPKLAKEYNPATIKEVKFFVDTAYKGVAATADGKVTFSSIWMVKHPEDIDVVTHEVMHIVQDYGRSVGPGWLTEGIADYARYKFGVDNAGAKWSLPALKPDHSYKNSYRITAGFFAWMEKSVKPGIIKTVDASLRDHTYTKDIWTKLTGKDLDALWADYVKNSGV, via the coding sequence CGATTTTCGTAATGCTGGTTACGGCTTTTTCAGCTTTAAAAGCACAAGACATAACAAAGAAGAGTGGTTATACCTTATCGTTCGAGAGCAATTTTAAGGAATTAGATCCTCAGTTGAAAAAGCGGTTAATCAAAACATTTTTCGAAGTTTACCCAAAACTAGCAAAAGAGTATAATCCAGCCACCATAAAAGAAGTGAAATTTTTTGTAGATACGGCTTACAAAGGGGTAGCGGCAACTGCTGATGGTAAAGTAACCTTCAGTTCGATCTGGATGGTGAAACATCCTGAAGATATTGATGTCGTAACCCACGAGGTAATGCACATTGTGCAAGACTATGGCCGAAGCGTTGGCCCGGGCTGGTTAACAGAAGGGATTGCTGATTATGCCCGCTATAAATTCGGTGTCGATAATGCCGGCGCTAAATGGTCGTTACCAGCATTAAAGCCCGATCATAGCTATAAAAACAGTTATCGCATCACTGCAGGTTTTTTTGCCTGGATGGAGAAAAGTGTAAAACCAGGTATTATTAAAACCGTTGATGCTTCTTTAAGAGACCATACCTACACCAAAGATATCTGGACAAAATTAACGGGTAAAGATTTAGATGCACTTTGGGCAGATTATGTTAAAAATTCAGGAGTTTAA
- a CDS encoding alpha-mannosidase, with protein sequence MKRLFIALLSVAASTSFAQTIGKITDPVDWINPLMGTASKPSLSNGNTYPAIGLPWGMNMWTPQTGKNGDGWAYVYDADKIRGFKQTHQPSPWMNDYGAFALMPVTGKLKFTDDERASWFSHKAEVSKPYYYSVYLADADVTTEITPTERAAQFRFTFPKTDSAYVVVDAQNKGSYIKIIPAERKIIGYTTKYARGPLPKNFKNYFVIYFNKDFKLAKTWDDKKLNDKDLELTVDHAGAVIGFATQKGEQVIAKVASSFISFEQADLNLKRELANDGFDATKAKGRATWNKTLSKIAVEGGTIDQTRTFYSAMYRTLFFPNKLYEIDAQNQIVHWSPYNGQVLPGYMFAGTGFWDTFRALYPFLNLVYPSINKEMQQGLINDYKEGGWLPEWSSPGYANIMVGNNSASVVSDAYIKGMRGYDIETLWQAVKHGANNEGPMEAVGRDGVKYYNELGYVPFDVKKNENAAKTLEYSYDDFTIYQLGRALGKPASEIDIYKKRAMNYKNLFDPASGLMRGKNQDGTFQSPFSPFKWGGAFTEGNSWHYTWSVFQDVDGLARLMGGHSKFVTKLDSVFAMPPVFDESAYGGVIHEIREMQIANMGQYAHGNQPIQHMIYLYNYGGAPYKTQYWVRETMNRMYKATPDGYCGDEDNGQTSAWYVFSAMGFYPVTPAVDQYVLGAPLFKKVTITLENGKTVVVNAAANSDNNRYVQSLQMNGKAYSKNWISHSGLQKGAVLNFNMTATPNKTRGSNPADFPYSLSTEK encoded by the coding sequence ATGAAAAGATTATTTATCGCTTTATTGAGTGTTGCGGCGTCAACCAGCTTCGCGCAAACAATAGGCAAAATTACAGATCCGGTAGATTGGATAAACCCGTTAATGGGAACAGCATCCAAACCATCACTATCTAACGGAAACACCTACCCGGCAATTGGTTTGCCCTGGGGAATGAACATGTGGACGCCACAAACTGGTAAAAATGGCGATGGATGGGCTTATGTTTACGATGCCGACAAAATCCGTGGCTTTAAACAAACACATCAGCCTTCGCCCTGGATGAACGATTACGGCGCTTTTGCGCTTATGCCAGTTACGGGTAAATTAAAATTCACAGATGATGAGCGTGCCAGCTGGTTCAGCCATAAAGCAGAGGTTTCTAAGCCATATTATTACAGTGTGTACTTAGCAGACGCTGATGTAACAACCGAAATTACGCCAACAGAACGTGCTGCCCAGTTCAGGTTTACTTTCCCTAAAACGGATAGTGCTTATGTGGTCGTAGATGCGCAGAATAAAGGCTCGTACATTAAAATTATTCCGGCCGAAAGAAAAATTATTGGTTATACCACTAAATATGCCCGTGGTCCGCTGCCTAAAAACTTCAAAAATTACTTTGTCATCTATTTCAACAAAGATTTCAAATTGGCCAAAACCTGGGATGATAAAAAACTTAACGATAAAGATTTAGAATTAACGGTAGATCATGCTGGCGCTGTTATTGGTTTCGCTACACAAAAAGGCGAGCAGGTAATTGCAAAAGTTGCCTCTTCGTTTATCAGTTTTGAGCAGGCTGATTTAAACCTAAAAAGAGAACTGGCTAATGATGGTTTCGATGCCACAAAAGCAAAAGGTAGAGCAACCTGGAACAAAACATTAAGTAAAATTGCAGTTGAAGGGGGCACGATTGATCAAACCCGTACATTCTATTCTGCAATGTACCGCACGTTGTTCTTCCCAAATAAATTATATGAAATTGATGCACAAAACCAGATCGTACACTGGAGTCCTTACAACGGACAGGTTTTACCAGGTTATATGTTCGCTGGTACTGGTTTCTGGGATACATTCAGGGCATTATATCCTTTCTTAAACCTGGTTTATCCTTCAATTAACAAGGAAATGCAACAGGGCTTAATCAACGATTATAAAGAAGGTGGCTGGTTGCCAGAGTGGAGCAGCCCGGGTTATGCAAACATTATGGTGGGTAACAACTCTGCTTCGGTAGTTTCTGATGCTTATATTAAAGGTATGCGGGGTTACGACATTGAAACCTTATGGCAGGCTGTAAAACATGGTGCAAACAACGAAGGTCCGATGGAAGCTGTTGGCCGCGATGGTGTTAAATATTACAATGAATTGGGTTATGTACCTTTCGATGTGAAAAAGAACGAAAATGCAGCTAAAACTTTAGAGTATTCTTATGATGATTTTACCATTTATCAATTAGGAAGAGCTTTAGGTAAACCAGCATCAGAGATCGATATCTATAAGAAAAGAGCCATGAACTATAAGAATCTTTTCGATCCGGCTTCGGGTTTAATGCGTGGCAAAAACCAGGATGGAACTTTCCAAAGCCCTTTCAGTCCGTTTAAATGGGGTGGTGCATTTACCGAAGGTAACAGCTGGCACTATACCTGGTCGGTTTTTCAGGATGTTGACGGTTTAGCCAGATTAATGGGAGGCCATAGTAAATTTGTAACCAAACTGGATTCAGTTTTCGCTATGCCTCCGGTATTTGATGAGAGCGCTTACGGTGGTGTAATTCACGAAATCCGCGAAATGCAGATTGCAAACATGGGCCAGTATGCACATGGCAATCAACCGATCCAACACATGATTTACCTGTACAACTACGGTGGTGCGCCTTATAAAACCCAATATTGGGTGAGAGAAACCATGAACAGAATGTACAAAGCTACTCCTGATGGATATTGCGGTGATGAAGATAACGGACAAACTTCTGCCTGGTATGTTTTCTCGGCAATGGGTTTCTACCCGGTAACACCAGCGGTTGATCAGTATGTTTTAGGTGCGCCTCTGTTCAAAAAGGTAACAATTACTTTAGAAAATGGTAAGACTGTTGTGGTTAATGCGGCGGCCAATAGCGATAACAATCGTTATGTCCAATCATTACAGATGAATGGTAAAGCCTATTCTAAAAATTGGATCAGCCACAGTGGTTTGCAAAAAGGTGCGGTGTTAAATTTCAACATGACAGCAACACCGAATAAAACCAGAGGTTCAAATCCAGCTGATTTCCCTTATTCATTATCAACAGAAAAATAG